The following nucleotide sequence is from Apium graveolens cultivar Ventura chromosome 4, ASM990537v1, whole genome shotgun sequence.
TCAAGGTTACTAAGTCTTTGAGCACCAAGATTTTACAACCTGGTCATTTGTATGAATGCACTGAATacttttaaattcaatattataATACAAATTATTACACAACTTTCCTGCTTAAGAAGGTAATTCAGAATTCCGTGAGATAAATAATTTGGTATCCAGAGGATTGCTAACCGGATGGCTAATGATGGGTGGAGGTCGTATTTTATCGTGTTTACCTCACCCCAGACACTGTTACTCAAGCCAATACTAAGCAACTGCTTTAGCCAAACAACGCTACACAGTTTCAGTAAGTAAACTATTGTAGTAATTGTCCATTTTGCACGTCTTCAGCTATGTGTATCACAGTCTAAACGTAGCTGCTAAGTAGTAAGGTTGCTGTCCTTTGTTTGAAGTCTCGATGTAATAGTAGTGTGGTTTTTCAATATATACCCTTACATTCTTTTAAATCTTACAGTTACAGACATCCTTCGAGCACCTAAGTTAATATATTAATGTAGAAAGTAAGTACATAATATTGTTCCCTCTTTTTTTTCTTCAATTTTATACCTTTTGCTACTGTAAGTtacaattatattataatttCTAGAATTTACATGTACCTTTATGAAGTCATCCAACAATAATAGTGATTCCCTTGTATAACCAGCTTCCTTCATGACTTCGTTCAAAACTTCCTGGCAAAAGTGCAAAACAGGCTTAGCAAGGACCTTTCTTTTGTATGAGCGCTTTTCCATATAGGCCGTTGTGCCTACTGAGAATAATTTGAGGTTCTATTTAAGTTGCTCAAATTTTTGTCCTTCAAACTAAATTGACACATGACTCGCGCTATTAATGATTGCTCCACACGAAACTGATATGAAAATTAAATATCTTATGGGACTGAAGGAGGCAGAGCATATTTCAAGTTCACAGTTAAGCTTCAACAATTTGAAGAGTTGGCAAAAACAATAAAACATTAAAATCTATGGCTCATACCACATGCTGATACAGCGTCACATTCTTATGAAAAAAATGGTAGGGCAAGGCTAATGTTAATTGTTGGTTGCATACAATAGGAGGTCTCAACTCGTAGTCATGAAAACAATAGATATAGGATTATGATACCATGGGATTTCAGGACTGCCTCATCAAAACCATATTGGTCAATAGCCTCTTTATCATGAGATTGAGAGGAGAGAGACTGGAGAATTTCATTGCAAGTTGCagaatttattattatttattgttttaagaatttttacAAATATATATAGCTAGGAATGATGCAATGAACTGACGGAGAAATTGTAGACATAATTTGGTCACGAGTTGAAAAATACACTCTTCTGCATAACAGTCAATCTGGGAGAAAACAGGTTTTACCATAGTCAGACTATCGTTTAGAAGCTTCTGACGGGGTATACACATGACATATTAACTTCAATTTGCTACTTGCAAGTGTTGCAAGTATCTATGAAGTTTAAGGCATTTTCACAAGTAAATAATAACCAAAGTAATGATGGAAAGAACAGGCTTTTTCACTGGTTTAACTGGTGGGGTATACATTATTTGTGACTAATCAGACAACCTTCAAGTACATCAATAGCAGCATATGGAGTATACTAAAATGAATATTGTAAAACTGCCTGGCTTATCTAGAGCAGATGATCTTAATCAGGTAGCTCTGAAGACAGAGTTTGATCTATCTCTTCTCTTTCTAAGAAGAAAGTTTCGTAGGATACGAGACCTCCATGTTATGAATGCATGTAATCAAGAATAACAGAAAAAACACTAATTTTATACCTCTCTTTGATCATCGGACATATATGAGCCAGTCAAATCCCGAAGCACTTCTAATATTTCCTTGAAAGTTACTTTCCCATTGTAATCTACGTCGTATACTTTGAATATAACTACAAAAaacaatatatattatatattagttTACTGTATGAATCAGAAACTGTTCAAAAACCAGTTTTTATAAAAACACATAGTTCCCATGTACATTTCAAATCATTTAAGCACTGTACTATACATAACTCAAGTAAAATGGATCTTCAATATATCAAATCACTGTAAATAAGACGGGCCAACATATATTCCTCCATAAGTAAATTGTGATTTGTGCTTGACCCCAATTCAAGACAGAAGTATTCTGAAGCTTCTCACCAACTATACCACTTCAGTTCAACTATCTATTAACTACTGTTTGTCCATCGTGTTACAACAAAAACAAGACATAAACAATCAAAGTCAAATATACTTACGTTCGATTTTCTGCTTCATACTTGCTTTAGCACTAAAAGCCGATAAGAAAGCTACAAAGTCCTTAAAATTCAAACCATCCACCATCTTCAACAGCCTCTAGAAAATCACAAAAACCAAAATAATCAAAATTTAAACATATACTCCCATTACATCAATCAAAATACAATAACAAACCTAACAAATACAACAAATTCCACCAAACCAAAAACCCATAAAGGCGACGTTTATTTCAATGTGGCTCCTCTGAGTCTATGAGATATCTTACGAAAAACTTATATGACTTATACGTAACTTATAAGCTCGTAACCAACTACGAAAcctaaataattataaaatagcAATAGTCATACGTATTTTAGCACTAACATTGGACATGCTCTAACAAATACAACAAATTCGAAGAAACCAAAAACCCGTCAAAGCCTCGTTTATTTCGATGTAACCCAACTACGTAACTACAATCGAAACCAAAATAACCATAAAATATAATCAGGGGCAAGAAAGTAAAGTAACCTGAGAAAGCAAGTTCATTGAAAACTCAGGCACAGATAGAAACTCATCAGCAGAAATAAAACCCTTTGAAGAACGATCAAGCTGGCAAAATCTTTGATACAAAGACACTATTTCTTGCTGggaaactaattaaaattaattaaaaatcagtcacaaacaattaaataaaattaaaaaaggCCATTAAATAGAAAAGCTTACAGAGATTGTTGCAGTGTTGTTGAACTTCTTCAATATCATACTGAGTTAGCTTTGATGTTGCACTACCCATTTATTATAATTATCTAAAAATCAAAATTAACACTTAAGATCACAACTTTATGTATCAAGATTGAATCTTTTTTAgattgaaaagaaaaaaaaataagataattaaagaataattatctaaaaaacaaaaaacaaccttAAAGATTACAACTTTATGTATCAAGATTGAAAAGAAAAAACAAGAAGATTAAAGGATAATTatctaaaaaaaaaaaaattaacccTTAAGATCACAACTTTTTATGGATAAAGATTGAATTTTTTTAGATGAAAAGAAAAAAGATAAGAAAATTCAAGAGGATAGGAAGACTTTGGATATAGTGTGTGCGTGTATATTGTATATATACACTTTGACACTTGCTATATGGGGGATAAGTTAAGCTATTATCGAGGTTGAAAACCACCAACGTTGTCAGTTTCCCAAGGTTATTTTTCTTTTTTTGGTCCATCACGAGCAGATCGCAAGCAGACACGTTAAAAAAAATCCGAAACTCGAATTTCAATCCGaaaaaaatcctgaaaaatttgATCCGGAAAAAAGTTCGGCCCGACTAGCGGACCTTAAATAGGACTCcttttttctcgaaaatccgGCACAGCCCAAATTCCGAAAAGTCCGGAAAAAAAACCCTGATTTACAAATGTCCGG
It contains:
- the LOC141717482 gene encoding uncharacterized protein LOC141717482; this translates as MGSATSKLTQYDIEEVQQHCNNLFSQQEIVSLYQRFCQLDRSSKGFISADEFLSVPEFSMNLLSQRLLKMVDGLNFKDFVAFLSAFSAKASMKQKIELIFKVYDVDYNGKVTFKEILEVLRDLTGSYMSDDQREEVLNEVMKEAGYTRESLLLLDDFIKILGNQGLKMDVEVPVD